A genomic segment from Pseudomonas mendocina encodes:
- a CDS encoding RNA polymerase sigma factor, with protein MTKSSSSVELIGALALHYDELVEYIRRRFQGSQFAREVVHDVCLQLLEKPPQQPVNLPFSFLRRASFNRAIDRRRADNTRNAYFEVTAEVPDWHVHELDGATALDFEQQLEALLAIIEALPARARQVFLLHRIHGMPQREIADELGISTNMVTQHFSRAMRSIARDWEPARRALAGRG; from the coding sequence ATGACCAAATCCTCCTCCAGCGTCGAGCTGATCGGCGCCCTTGCGCTGCATTACGACGAGCTGGTCGAGTACATTCGCCGGCGTTTTCAGGGCAGTCAGTTCGCCCGCGAGGTAGTGCACGATGTCTGCCTGCAACTGCTGGAGAAACCGCCGCAGCAGCCGGTGAACCTGCCTTTTTCCTTCCTGCGCCGCGCCTCGTTCAATCGCGCCATCGACCGCCGTCGTGCCGATAACACGCGCAACGCCTATTTCGAAGTGACCGCCGAAGTGCCGGACTGGCACGTGCACGAGCTCGATGGTGCAACTGCACTGGATTTCGAACAACAGCTCGAAGCTCTGCTGGCCATTATTGAGGCTTTGCCCGCGCGCGCCCGACAGGTATTTCTGCTGCACCGCATCCACGGCATGCCGCAGCGCGAGATCGCCGACGAGCTGGGCATTTCCACCAACATGGTGACCCAGCATTTCTCCCGCGCCATGCGCAGTATCGCCCGCGACTGGGAGCCGGCGCGGCGAGCGCTGGCCGGGCGAGGTTGA
- a CDS encoding LysE family translocator — protein MVPLNDLLLFAGAALLMVLTPGPNMIYLISRSICQGRKAGVISVLGVILGFVVHMFAAALGITALFLAIPVAYDLLKWAGAAYLLYLAWQAVRPGARSPFAARQLPADPPSRLLLMGFMTNVLNPKIAVFYLSIFPQFVSPEHGSVFQQSILLGLTQISVSFTVNLLIALFAGSLSAWLVGRPQWLAAQRYVMGGVLAGLAVRLVFESRKVTS, from the coding sequence ATGGTTCCGCTGAACGACTTGCTGCTGTTTGCCGGTGCAGCGCTGCTGATGGTGCTGACGCCGGGCCCCAATATGATCTACCTGATCTCGCGCTCCATTTGCCAGGGGCGCAAGGCCGGCGTGATCTCGGTGCTGGGTGTCATCCTCGGCTTTGTCGTGCACATGTTCGCCGCGGCACTGGGTATCACCGCTCTGTTCCTGGCGATTCCCGTCGCCTATGACCTGCTCAAATGGGCGGGGGCAGCCTACCTGCTTTATCTCGCCTGGCAGGCTGTCCGGCCCGGTGCACGATCACCTTTCGCAGCCCGGCAACTGCCTGCAGATCCACCCTCACGACTGCTGCTGATGGGGTTTATGACCAATGTGCTGAACCCGAAAATCGCCGTGTTCTACCTGTCGATCTTCCCGCAGTTCGTATCGCCTGAGCATGGTTCGGTATTCCAGCAGAGCATCCTGCTCGGGCTGACCCAGATCAGCGTCAGCTTCACCGTCAATCTGCTCATCGCACTATTTGCCGGCAGCCTGTCGGCGTGGCTGGTGGGCAGGCCGCAGTGGCTGGCCGCGCAGCGCTACGTGATGGGCGGCGTGTTGGCCGGGTTGGCGGTACGCCTGGTTTTCGAGTCGCGCAAGGTCACCTCCTAG
- a CDS encoding DUF1127 domain-containing protein, with protein sequence MTGFSKTDFAAVGEVARVGSGKSETRYFGRDWPAFWRRLNTRRMLLKLSDQHLRDIGLTRAQAEREASRPFWTL encoded by the coding sequence CAGATTTTGCCGCAGTGGGCGAGGTAGCACGGGTAGGGTCGGGGAAGAGCGAGACTCGCTACTTCGGCCGCGACTGGCCGGCCTTCTGGCGCCGTCTGAATACCCGTCGCATGCTGCTCAAGCTCAGCGACCAGCATCTGCGCGACATTGGCCTTACCCGTGCTCAGGCCGAGCGTGAGGCGAGCCGACCGTTCTGGACGCTATGA
- a CDS encoding FecR family protein: MAQSDRSDGVAGSDPLAPFEHALRNRVPSRDALLAEAKAQSARQRRRKQALGGGLATVLLGFTVWSFDPSWHSEDVRTAVGQRDSLQLADGSRVVLNSATHLRIERRLRSRQIELLSGEATFTVEHGDKPFIVRSQDVAVRDIGTVFNVRSDSRGVAVAVLEGEVEVSTRQSAPQRLQGGQQALAHAGRVGAGEVANMERVTAWQHGKLRFDGTPLSEVIADIQRYRQAPVRLADPRLASLRVSGEFDSDAVESLLDLLPVILPVALMRSDDGSVTISGR; encoded by the coding sequence ATGGCTCAGTCCGATCGTTCTGACGGCGTAGCCGGTAGCGACCCGCTTGCGCCATTCGAGCACGCACTGCGCAACCGCGTGCCTTCGCGCGATGCGCTGCTTGCGGAAGCCAAGGCGCAAAGCGCTCGCCAGCGCCGGCGCAAGCAGGCACTGGGTGGTGGTCTGGCTACGGTGTTGTTGGGTTTTACCGTATGGAGTTTCGATCCCTCCTGGCACAGCGAAGATGTACGTACCGCCGTCGGCCAGCGTGACAGCCTGCAACTGGCCGACGGCAGCCGGGTAGTGCTCAACAGCGCTACGCACCTGCGCATCGAGCGGCGCCTGCGCAGTCGGCAGATCGAGCTGCTGAGTGGCGAGGCGACCTTCACCGTCGAGCATGGCGACAAGCCCTTCATCGTGCGCAGCCAGGATGTCGCGGTGCGCGACATCGGCACCGTGTTCAACGTGCGCAGCGATAGCCGCGGTGTTGCCGTTGCCGTGTTGGAGGGCGAGGTTGAGGTCTCCACCCGACAGTCAGCGCCTCAGCGTTTGCAGGGCGGTCAGCAGGCATTGGCTCATGCCGGCCGGGTTGGTGCCGGCGAGGTGGCGAACATGGAGCGCGTCACTGCCTGGCAGCACGGTAAGCTGCGCTTCGACGGCACGCCGTTGAGTGAGGTGATCGCCGATATCCAGCGTTATCGCCAGGCGCCGGTTCGTCTGGCCGACCCTCGTCTCGCCAGCTTGCGCGTATCCGGCGAGTTCGACAGCGATGCCGTCGAGTCGCTGCTCGACCTGCTGCCGGTCATCCTGCCGGTGGCGCTTATGCGCAGTGATGATGGCAGCGTGACGATCAGCGGACGCTAG
- a CDS encoding YkgJ family cysteine cluster protein translates to MSCTDRKIDHLRRQIPRFDCVPGCHDCCGPVTASSEELARLPVKSDAEHDAALAEYNCVHLGPNGCEVYDQRPLICRLFGTTPRLPCPHGRGPEQPIEPAVERKVHRLIATTRQRLV, encoded by the coding sequence ATGAGTTGCACCGACCGCAAGATCGATCACTTGCGCCGACAGATTCCCCGTTTCGATTGCGTACCTGGTTGTCACGACTGTTGTGGGCCGGTCACGGCCTCGTCCGAGGAGCTGGCGCGCCTGCCGGTCAAGAGCGATGCCGAACACGATGCGGCGCTGGCCGAATACAACTGCGTGCATCTGGGACCGAATGGCTGCGAGGTGTATGACCAGCGCCCGCTGATCTGTCGCCTGTTCGGCACCACACCGCGTCTGCCTTGCCCGCATGGCCGCGGGCCGGAGCAGCCGATCGAGCCGGCGGTGGAGCGTAAGGTGCACCGGCTGATCGCCACGACGCGACAGCGTCTGGTGTAG
- a CDS encoding NAD(P)/FAD-dependent oxidoreductase has protein sequence MNARVHQPVHSPQHAASYYAATVNRQQAYPPLDGERQVDVCIVGGGFSGLNTAIELAQKGLSVALLEARKIGWGASGRNGGQLIRGVGHDVEQFEAVVGKDGVRQFKLMGLEAVEIVRSRIEQFRIDCDLTWGYCDLANKPAHMDGFAEDKAELESLGYRHELRMVPQERIHEVVGSDNYHGAMIDMGSGHLHPLNLALGEAAAAQLLGVQLFEESPVTRIDYGSEVRVHTANGQVRAKYLVLACNAYINGLNPTLSGKVLPAGSYIIATEQLSEEQARQLIPQNMALCDQRVTVDYYRLSADRRLLFGGACHYSGRDPADIADYMKPKMLKVFPQLANARIDFQWGGMIGIGANRLPQIGRVKDQPNVFHAQAYAGHGVNATHLAGKLLAEAIAGQASRGFDLFAQVPHMTFPGGKHLRSPLLALGMAWHRLKELL, from the coding sequence ATGAACGCCCGCGTTCACCAGCCCGTCCACAGCCCACAGCATGCCGCTTCCTACTACGCCGCCACCGTCAATCGCCAGCAGGCCTACCCCCCTCTGGACGGTGAACGGCAGGTGGATGTGTGCATCGTCGGTGGCGGGTTCAGCGGCCTGAACACGGCCATCGAGCTGGCACAGAAGGGTCTCTCGGTGGCACTGCTGGAGGCGCGCAAGATTGGCTGGGGCGCCAGCGGGCGCAACGGCGGGCAGCTGATTCGCGGCGTCGGCCATGATGTCGAGCAGTTCGAGGCGGTGGTCGGCAAGGATGGCGTACGCCAGTTCAAGCTGATGGGCCTTGAAGCCGTGGAGATCGTGCGCAGCCGTATCGAGCAGTTTCGCATCGACTGCGACCTGACCTGGGGTTATTGCGACCTGGCCAATAAACCGGCACACATGGACGGCTTCGCCGAGGACAAGGCCGAGCTGGAAAGCCTCGGCTATCGCCACGAACTGCGCATGGTGCCGCAGGAGCGCATCCATGAAGTGGTCGGTTCCGATAACTACCACGGCGCCATGATCGACATGGGTTCGGGCCACCTGCACCCGCTCAACCTGGCGCTCGGCGAAGCTGCAGCCGCCCAGTTGCTGGGCGTGCAGCTGTTCGAGGAGTCGCCAGTGACGCGCATCGACTACGGCAGCGAGGTGCGCGTGCACACCGCCAACGGCCAAGTGCGCGCCAAGTACCTGGTGCTGGCCTGCAATGCCTATATCAACGGTCTCAACCCGACGCTGAGCGGCAAGGTGCTACCGGCCGGCAGCTATATCATCGCCACCGAGCAGCTTTCCGAAGAGCAGGCACGGCAGCTGATTCCGCAGAACATGGCGCTGTGCGACCAGCGTGTGACTGTCGACTACTACCGCCTCTCCGCCGACCGTCGCCTGCTGTTCGGCGGTGCCTGCCATTACTCGGGGCGTGATCCAGCCGATATCGCCGACTACATGAAGCCGAAGATGCTCAAGGTATTCCCGCAACTGGCCAATGCGCGTATCGACTTCCAGTGGGGCGGGATGATCGGTATCGGTGCCAATCGCCTGCCGCAGATCGGCCGCGTCAAGGACCAGCCCAACGTGTTCCATGCCCAGGCCTACGCGGGGCACGGCGTCAATGCCACGCACCTGGCCGGCAAGCTGCTCGCCGAAGCCATCGCCGGGCAGGCAAGCCGCGGCTTCGACCTGTTCGCCCAGGTCCCGCACATGACCTTCCCCGGCGGCAAGCACCTGCGCTCGCCATTGCTGGCACTGGGGATGGCCTGGCATCGGTTGAAGGAACTGCTCTAG
- the dadR gene encoding transcriptional regulator DadR, which yields MRTQHQSRRELDKIDRNILRILQEDGRISFTELGERVGLSTTPCTERVRRLEREGIIMGYHARLNPQHLKANLLVFVEISLDYKSGDTFEEFRRAVLKLPHVLECHLVSGDFDYLVKARINEMASYRKLLGDILLKLPHVRESKSYIVMEEVKESLALPVPE from the coding sequence ATGAGAACCCAGCATCAAAGCCGTCGTGAACTGGACAAGATCGACCGCAACATCCTCCGCATCCTGCAGGAGGACGGGCGCATCAGCTTCACCGAACTGGGCGAGCGCGTGGGCCTGTCGACCACGCCGTGCACCGAGCGCGTACGCCGCCTGGAGCGCGAAGGCATCATCATGGGCTATCACGCCCGCCTCAATCCGCAGCACCTCAAGGCCAACCTGCTGGTGTTCGTCGAGATCAGCCTGGACTACAAGTCCGGCGACACCTTCGAGGAGTTTCGCCGCGCCGTGCTCAAGCTGCCGCACGTGCTGGAATGCCACCTGGTGTCCGGCGACTTCGACTACCTGGTGAAGGCGCGCATCAACGAAATGGCCAGCTACCGCAAGCTGCTCGGCGACATCCTGCTCAAGCTGCCGCACGTGCGCGAATCGAAGAGCTATATCGTCATGGAAGAGGTGAAGGAGAGCCTGGCGCTGCCGGTGCCGGAGTAG
- a CDS encoding TonB-dependent siderophore receptor produces MSTKPSSRRSRLSRLSLLAAGIMLASTLHAQDATYVLNLPAQPLDKALNVLAGQTGSRILFATEIAADQQAPALSGELTLQQALQRLLQGTGLTVQETGDGSYVIAEPASAGAALNLGAITIQGQGMGEATEGSGSYTTGLVSVGSKTPVSLKETPQTVSIISQQMIEDQRITTLPEAMKRAPGITVRNNNYHVQQFYSRGFGIDNVQIDGASPMDIGTGLGTFYSDRLYDMAPYDHVEVLRGASGLLGGTGDPGGIVNLVRKRPLDSYQLKLNTSAGSWDNYRHEVDVTGPLAFDGKLRGRVVAAYTDRQYFMDNRSTEKPFLYGIFEADLSDDTMLTVGGSYDKLKENGTGDGLPRYSTGGDLKLPRSTWYTTVQAWSDSYTREWFVKLDHHFNEDWKLNTSYTYSYNGSTTEGIIPYGSVDETTGTGPYWWGSYVSSWSKQQVFDVNLSGYFDAFGRQHELLVGGDYQKVTSRWRAAQGMLGKGDLIDIWNPGATPLPHNDTNHSFWRDYHPNGREQYGLYSTLRLQLADPLKLVIGARDQRYKFEQAYSTRAQDGTGPWTLQDDVFDRQPTTLVPYGGLIYALNDEWSTYVSYAEVFKPQAQKLQGPLDAKKSIEPMTGKTYETGIKGELLGGSLNVSAALFYTTRENQAAEDPAYPNPPFSYSASCCFLAQDKITSKGIDLEATGEISPGWDIMAGYTYNQIHNDTEERLYSTVTPKHLFKLWTLYNLPGELSDWRIGGGVTVTSPTYVEGQAYRFDSSGNVIDSRDYDFSQSGYAVYDAMVEYDVDQNWTVALNGNNLFDRRYYASVGTSEYGNYYGEPRNFTLTLRGTFW; encoded by the coding sequence ATGAGCACCAAACCATCATCGCGCCGTTCGCGGCTGAGCCGTCTATCACTGCTGGCGGCTGGCATCATGCTGGCGTCTACCCTGCATGCGCAGGACGCCACCTACGTCCTCAATCTGCCTGCGCAGCCGCTGGATAAGGCGCTCAATGTTCTGGCGGGACAGACCGGCAGCCGTATCCTGTTCGCCACCGAGATTGCCGCTGACCAGCAGGCGCCTGCCTTGAGCGGCGAATTGACCCTGCAACAGGCCCTGCAGCGTCTGCTTCAGGGTACTGGGCTTACGGTGCAGGAGACCGGTGATGGCAGTTACGTGATCGCCGAGCCCGCTTCGGCTGGCGCCGCGCTGAACCTCGGCGCGATCACCATTCAGGGACAGGGCATGGGCGAGGCGACCGAAGGTTCAGGCTCTTACACCACTGGCCTGGTCAGCGTCGGCTCCAAGACCCCGGTCAGCCTCAAGGAAACGCCGCAAACGGTGTCGATCATCAGTCAGCAGATGATCGAGGATCAGCGCATTACCACCTTGCCGGAGGCCATGAAGCGAGCGCCGGGCATCACCGTGCGCAACAACAACTATCACGTTCAGCAGTTCTATTCGCGTGGCTTCGGCATCGATAACGTGCAGATCGACGGTGCTTCGCCGATGGATATCGGTACCGGGCTGGGTACGTTCTATAGCGACCGTCTTTACGACATGGCGCCCTATGACCACGTGGAGGTGCTGCGTGGCGCCAGCGGTCTGTTGGGTGGCACGGGGGATCCGGGTGGCATCGTCAACCTGGTGCGCAAGCGGCCATTGGACAGCTATCAGCTGAAGTTAAATACCTCTGCTGGCTCGTGGGACAACTATCGACACGAGGTCGACGTCACCGGCCCGTTGGCTTTCGACGGCAAGCTGCGTGGACGTGTGGTGGCCGCGTACACGGATCGCCAGTACTTCATGGACAACCGCAGTACCGAGAAGCCCTTTCTCTATGGCATCTTCGAGGCCGATCTCAGCGACGACACCATGCTCACGGTGGGTGGCAGCTACGACAAACTCAAGGAGAACGGCACGGGTGACGGCCTGCCGCGTTACAGCACCGGCGGTGATCTGAAGTTGCCTCGCAGCACCTGGTACACCACCGTTCAGGCCTGGTCCGATAGCTACACCCGTGAGTGGTTCGTGAAACTCGATCACCACTTCAATGAGGATTGGAAACTCAACACCTCTTACACATACTCCTACAACGGCTCCACCACCGAGGGCATCATCCCCTACGGCTCCGTGGACGAAACCACCGGCACTGGCCCGTACTGGTGGGGCAGCTACGTCTCCAGCTGGAGCAAGCAGCAGGTGTTCGATGTGAACCTGTCGGGCTATTTCGATGCCTTCGGACGGCAGCACGAGCTTCTCGTCGGCGGTGATTATCAGAAGGTTACCAGTCGCTGGCGTGCAGCCCAGGGCATGCTGGGTAAGGGGGACCTGATCGACATCTGGAACCCAGGGGCCACACCGCTGCCGCACAACGATACCAACCACAGCTTCTGGCGCGACTACCACCCCAACGGTCGTGAACAGTACGGCCTGTACTCGACGCTACGTCTGCAGCTGGCCGATCCGCTGAAACTGGTGATCGGCGCCCGCGACCAGCGCTACAAGTTCGAGCAGGCCTACAGCACGCGTGCGCAGGACGGAACCGGGCCGTGGACGCTGCAGGATGATGTGTTCGATCGCCAGCCGACCACGCTCGTGCCCTACGGTGGCTTGATCTATGCGCTGAACGATGAATGGTCGACCTACGTCAGCTATGCCGAGGTGTTCAAGCCTCAGGCGCAGAAACTCCAGGGGCCGTTGGATGCGAAGAAATCCATCGAGCCCATGACCGGCAAGACCTACGAAACCGGCATCAAGGGTGAGCTGCTTGGCGGCAGCCTGAACGTCAGCGCCGCGCTGTTCTACACCACGCGTGAGAACCAGGCGGCGGAAGACCCGGCCTACCCGAACCCTCCGTTCAGCTACAGCGCTTCATGCTGTTTCCTGGCTCAGGACAAGATCACCAGCAAGGGCATCGATCTTGAAGCGACCGGGGAAATTTCGCCAGGCTGGGACATCATGGCCGGCTACACCTACAACCAGATCCATAACGACACCGAGGAGAGGCTCTACAGCACCGTTACGCCCAAGCACCTGTTCAAGCTGTGGACGCTGTACAACCTGCCGGGTGAATTGTCCGACTGGCGTATTGGCGGCGGTGTGACCGTGACCAGCCCGACCTATGTGGAAGGCCAGGCGTATCGTTTCGACAGCAGTGGGAACGTCATCGATAGCCGCGACTACGATTTCAGTCAGTCGGGTTACGCGGTCTACGATGCGATGGTCGAGTACGACGTCGACCAGAACTGGACGGTCGCCCTCAACGGCAACAATCTGTTCGACCGCCGCTACTACGCCAGCGTCGGTACGTCCGAGTACGGCAACTACTATGGCGAGCCGCGCAATTTTACCCTGACTCTGCGCGGCACCTTCTGGTAA